TTCCAGCTGCTGTCCGATTTCGGCAATGAAAGCCTTCAGCCCGAGAACTCGACGAGCTTCGACCTTGGCCTCGCCTACGGGGAACGGGGCGAGGCGCTCTACGGCGCGGTCACTCTGTATCGCCGCGATACCGAAGACCAGATCGGCTTCGTCAGCTGTTTCGGCATAAGCGACGGCATCTGCACCAACCGGCCCTTCGGCACCTACGACAATTTCGCCCGCACCCGCGCGCAGGGGTTGGAGGTAGAGGCGAGTGCCCGCGTCGCCCAGTCGGTGGAATTGGGGGCGGTCTACACGCTGACCGACGCCGAGGATCGCGCCACCGGGCTCGACCTGCCGCGTCGCCCGCGCCACGCCGCAACGCTGTTCGCTGACTGGACGGTGCTGCCCGCCCTCGCACTGGGGGCGGACCTCAGGATCGTGTCCGACAGCTTCGACGATGCAGGCAATGCCGTGCGGCTGGACGGGTACGAGGTGCTCACCCTGCGTGCGGCGTTCGATGCCAGCGAGCGGGTGCAGATCACCGGCCGCGTGGAGAACGTGTGGGACGAGGACTATCAGACCGCCGCCGGCTATGCGACCCGCGGGCGAGCGGCCTTTGTCGGGGCAAGGCTGAAGTTGTGAAGGCGCTGGCCGCCGTGCTGCTGCTGCTGGCAGGCGGCTGCGCGGCGGCGCCGCCGCACTTCGCAGGCGATCGCGCGACGATCGTCAGCCTCAACCCCTGTGCCGACGCGATCCTTGCCGAGGTTGCCGCGCCGGGCCAGCTGCTGGCGATCTCGCACTACAGCAAGGACCCGGCGGCAAGCTCGATGGAGGCCGGCCAGGCGGCTCGTTTTCCCGCGACCGGGGGCACGGCGGAGGAAGTCATCGCGCTCGCGCCCGACATGGTCGTGGCGGACATCTTCCTTGCCCCTGCCACTCGCGCCGCGCTGGAGGGTGCGGGCATCCGGGTGGAAACCGTGGGCATCGTCAGCGATCTGGACCAAAGCCTGACGCAGATCCGCCAACTGGTAGCGCTGACTGGCGAGGGGGCGCGCGGCGAAACGCTTGCGGCACGCATGACCGAGGCATGGGAGGCGAGCGCCTTTGACGGCCCGCCGATCGACACGCTTTTATGGCAGGAAGGCGGCATCGTTCCGGGCGAGGCGACGCTTGCGGCCAATCTGCTGGCGCACACCGGTTTCGCGCTCCACAGCGCCGCGCGCGGGCTTGGGCAGGGGGCCTACCTGCCGCTGGAGCAGGTGCTGGCCGATCCGCCGGAACTCGTGCTCGCGGCCGGCGACGAGCGGATGCTGAGCCATCCCGTGCTGGGCCGCGTCGACGGTCTCCGGTACGAACGGCTCGACGGGAACCTGCTGTTCTGCGGCGGGCCGACCATTCCGCGGGCGCTTGCACGATTGCGGGCGATCAGGGCGCAGGCGGGATGACCCGCTCTTCCCTCGTGCTGCTGGTGCTGCTGGCCGTGGCCGTGCCGCTTTCGTTGCTGGCGGGCCGCGTGTGGATCGACCCGGCCTCCACCCCCAACGCCGCGCTGATCCTGGCCGACCTGCGCCTGCCGCGCGCAGTGCTGGCACTGACCATCGGCGCGGGGCTGGGCGCGGCCGGGGCGGCGATGCAGGGATACCTGCGCAATCCGCTCGCCGATCCGGGCCTGTTCGGCATTGCGCCCGGTGCGGCGCTCGGCGCGGTGCTGGCGCTGTTTCTTGGAGTGAGCGCGGCGTGGATGCTGCCCGCCTTTGCGCTGGCCGGTGCGGGCGGGGGCATGGCCCTCCTCGCGCTGATCGCCGGGCGCACCGCCAGCCCGTCGAACGGCATCGCGCTGTTCACGCTGGCGGGGATGATGATCGCCAGCCTGGCGGGCGCGCTGACCAGCCTCGTCATCAGCCTGGCGCCCAATGCCTTTGCCATGAGTTCGATCGTCACCTGGCTGATGGGCGCGCTGACCGACAGGAGCTGGGCCGACGTCGCGATTGCCGCTCCGCTGACGCTGGCGGGCGTGGCGCTGCTCTTGCGGGCCGGAACCGCGCTCGACGCGCTTACGCTGGGGGAGGCGGCGGCACGGTCGTTGGGCGTGGAGCCGCGCCGGTTGCTGTGGCTGATGGTCGGCGGCACCGCGCTCACCGTGGGTAGCGGCGTGGCGGTGGCAGGCATCATCGGGTTCGTGGGGTTGATCGTGCCGCATCTGGTGCGCCCGCTTACCGATCGCCGCCCCTCGCGCCTGATCGTGCCGAGTGCGCTGGCGGGCGCGCTGCTGGTGCTGGTGGCGGACGTGGTGTGCCGGGTGCTGCCGCTGGTGACGGAGCTGCGGCTGGGCATCGCGCTGAGCCTGATCGGCGCGCCGTTCTTCCTCTGGCTGCTGATCCGCATGCGGCGGGGCCTCGCATGACGCTGGCTGTGCGCGGGGTGGCGCTGGCGGGGCGGCTGACGGATGTTGCCGCGACGCTTGGTACGGGAACAATAACCGCGATCTGCGGGCCGAACGGAGCGGGCAAATCGACACTGCTTGGCGTGCTGGCGGGGCTGCTCGATGCTGACGACGGAGAGGTGTTGCTGGGGGATCGCTCGCTGGCAGGGCTGCGCCCGCGCGACCGGGCGCGTGCCGTGGGATACCTGCCGCAGTCGGGTGAGGTCGCCTGGGACGTCAGCGTCGCCAGCCTCGTCGCGCTGGGCCGCCTGCCGCATGGCGATGGTGACAGCACGGGAGGCAGGGCGGCGATCGCCCATGCGTTCGCGGCGTGCGACTTGCAGGGTTTCGCAGGCCGGCCGGTTTCGACGCTATCCGGCGGTGAAAAGGCGCGGGCCTTGCTGGCGCGTGTGCTGGCGGGAGAGCCGCAGTGGATCCTTGCCGACGAACCGCTCGCCGCGCTCGACCTTGCCCATCAGGCATCCCTGCTGCGGGTTCTGCGTGCCGAGGCCCGGGCTGGTCGCGGCGTCGCCGTGGTGGTCCACGATCTGGCCGTCGCGATGAACCACGCCGATCGCGTGCTGGTGCTCGACCGGGGCGTGCTGGTCGCGGACGATGCGCCCGCGGCGGCACTGGCAGAGGGCGTGATCGCCCGTGTCTGGGGTGTCGATGCGCAATGGGTGGGGGAGCCGGGCGCCCATGCGCTGGTGGTAAGGCCATGACGCGCGAGACCGTCACGGCCCGCTGGTTCGCGCTGACCCGCGTGGACCTGCCCGCCGTCGCCGGGGAACGCGACTGGCCCGTGCGACTCGACCATTGCTTCCAGCGCATCCTGCTCGACAACGCGATCGGCCGGCCCTGGCGGGAGGCCATTGCCGCGCCCGCCTATCGCAATGCACCGGACGAGGTGCTGCAAGCCGCCATCGCCCTGGGCGAGGCGGTGCTGGCGGGTTCGGCGGATCTGCCGGCGCTCAACCGTCGCTCGCTGGCCCTGCGCGGCAAGTTGCGGGCATAGAAAAGGGCCGCCGGATCGCTCCGACGGCCCCATATCTTGCAAGCTATGCGGGTTACTCGGCGCCGGTAGCCGAAATGTCCGCCTGCGTGCCATCGTCGGCAGCGACCAGGCCGCGGGCTTCCAGCAGCGGCTCGACCCGCGGTGCATGGCCGGTGAAGTCGCGGTACATCTCGTCGTAGCTCTTCGAATGGCCCTGGCCGAGGAAGGTGCGGCGGATGCGATCGCCCATGCGGCGGTTCATGCCGCCATTCTCGACCACGTATTCGTAGGCATCGTGGGCCAGCATCTCGGTCCAGGTGTAGCTGTAGTAGCCAGCCTGGTAACCGTGGTTCCAGATGTGCCGGAAGTACGGCGTCTTGTAGCGCGGCGGCACGAGGTCGGTGCGCAGCCCGAGCCCGCCCAGCGCCTGTTGCTCGAAGGCCATCACGTCGGTCGGCACCTCGTCGGGCGAGAGCGCGTGCCATTCCATGTCCAGCAGCGAAGCGGAGATGACCTCGCCGAAGCTGTAGCCCTGGTCGAACCGGCTGGACCGGTCGATTGCCTGGACCAGCCGGTCGGGGATGACCTCACCGGTCTGCCAGTGACGGGCGTAACGCTGCATCACCTCGGGGCGGGCGGCGAAAGGCTCGTGGAACTGGCTGGGGAATTCCACCCAGTCGCGGGCGGTGTTCGTGCCCGAGAGGGAGGTGAACTCCTGGTCGGCGAACATGCCATGCAGTGCGTGGCCGAATTCGTGGAACATGGTCGTGACATCGTCCCACGTCGCCAGCGCCGGCTGCCCTTCGGCGGGCGGCACGATGTTGAGCGTGTTGGAGATGACCGGGCGCATGTTCATCGAACGGCTCTGCTCGACATAGTTGTTCATCCAGGCCCCGCCCGACTTGTTGTCGCGCGCGAATGGGTCGAAGTAGAACAGCGCCAGGTCCGAACCGTCGGCGTCGCGCACGGTATAGACCGTGATGCTGTCGTCGTAGACAGGCAGGTCGTTGCGCTTTTCGAAGGTCAGGCCGTACAGCTGGTTGGCCATGTAGAAGATGCCGTCTTCCAGCACGTTCTCGACCACGAAGTACTGCTTCAATTCCTCGTTATCGAGCGCGTACCGTTCACGCCGGACGATCTCGGCATAATACGGCCAGTCCCACGGCTGGAGCGTGAAGGTCTCGCCATCCTGACGCGCACGGGCCTGCAGTACGCCGGCCTCACGATCCTGCGTGGCGCGCAGGGCGGGGACCATCTGCGTCATGAAGTTGATCGCGGTTTCCGGGTTCTGGGCGAAGCGATCGTACATCTGCCAGGTGGCATAGTCGGGCGCGCCGAACAGTTCGGCAATGCGCGTGCGCAGGCGAATGATCTCGGCGATATTGGGCAGCGTGTTGTTCGCGCCGCTCTGGTTGCGGGCGATGCTGGCGGCATAGAGCCGTTCGCGCACGGAGCGGTTCTGCAACTGGCCGAGCAGCGGCTGGCTGGTCGTGTTCGACAGGCTGAGCATGTACTTGCCACGTTGTCCGCGCTCGTTGGCAGCGGCGGCTGCAGCGGCGATTTGCCCGTCCGAAAGGCCGGCCAGTTCCTCGCGCGTATTCACCACGATCGCGCCGGCCGCTGCGCCATCGGTGATGTCGGTGCTGATCTCGGCCTGCAGGGCGGAGAGCCGCTCGTTGATCTGGCGAAGCTCGGTCTGCGCGGCCGGGGCTAGCTGCGCGCCTTCGTGGACGAAGTCGGCGTAGGTCGTCTGCAGCAGCATGGTCGCCTCGGGCGTCATGCGCATGGAGCCGCGGTTGTCGTAGACGGATTTCACACGGGCGAAGAGCCGGGGGTTCAGATAAATTGCGCTCGACAGCGCGGCGCGCTGCGGAGCGAGTTCGGCGTCGGCGGCGTTCAGCACGTCATTGGTGTTGGCGCTCACCAGCTGATCGAACGGCGCGGTGGCACGGGAATAGACCTTGCCGGATTCTTCCAGCGCCACGATGGTGTTCTGGAACGTCGGCGGGTTGGGATTGTTGGCGATGGCTTCGATCTCGGCCATCTGGATCTCGATCGCTTCCTCGATCACGCCCTGCCACGAGGTATCGTCGACCAGGTTGAACTGCGGCGCGTGGAAAGGCAGCGGCGACGGTTCGGCAAAGATGCTGGTCGCCGTCGGGATCTGCGGATTGTACGCCATGGGATCGGATACCGCCATATCGCCCTCGGGCATGGTGGTGGTGCAGCCGGCGGCGGCAAAGGCCATCAGCATCGTGGAGGTGAGCAGGGGCAACTTGCGCATACGGACGAGTCTCTCTTGTTCGGATGAATGTAACGGCTTGTTGCAGCTTTCCGTTGCAAGTGAAACCGCTTTGGACGTGATATAGCTGAAAGCGCTGGCGTGAACCTGAACGCGCCGATGCTTCATCGGTTTCAGCGGCCATCGAGGGCGGGGCGACGCTCGCGTGTTGCCACCTTGCTGGCAGCTTCTTCCGCCTCGCGGAAGGCCTGGCTGTTGACGGTTACGAGGCGCGGGCGACCGCCTTGCCGGTCTGCCACCAGCCAGATGGCGCCCAACCTGAAAAACGCGCCTTGGTCCGGTACCACCGTCATGTCGGCAAGCTGCAAGTCCTGCATCATCGCCAGCACGTCAGGCGAGAACACCGCATCGAACCCGGCTTCGACCAGCTCGTCGGCCAACACGTCCCGGCGATTGCCGTCGCTGTCGATGTAGAGCAGGGGGACGCTCAGTTCGCGCATGAGTGCGGCCTTGTCGTTGGCGGCAGCGGCGGCGCGGATCGCCACGAGTGCTTGCTCGAACTCGCTGGCGCTGGTTCCCGTGGCGCAGGAAATGGCTCCACCCTCGACCTCGTCATGCACGACATCGAATTCACGGCGATCGGCTGGCGCATCCTGCGCGTCCCAGATAACCAACAGGCAATCCTGTGCAGCCCTAACCGACGCATCGGGAAGGCCGGCGACGATAGCGTCGCGCTCGCGGGCCGCGCTCGCCTCCACCTCCGCTTGGGATTCCTGGCAACCCGCAAGAGTCGTCAACGCCAGTGCCATGATGGCGAGGCGGGCGGAACGGGCAGAAAGGGCGGGCGTGACTGGACGGGTCATCTGAAGCGGTCAATGGTGCGGCCCGCCTCTGGCTGCAAGAGGGCGGACTGCGGGCAGGGTAGATCAGCTATGCACGCTGCCGGAAACGCTGATGCTGGACGGGCGCGGATCGGCATAGGCGGCGTCCATGAAGATGGACTGGCGCCGCTCGCTGCGAAAGACGAGGCCATTGGCCTTTTCGCCCGCCGCGTGGTGATAACGCAATTCGTCGGCAATCCGGCGGTAGTCGCCCGCTGCGACGGCCTCGTTCAGGCGGGGGCTCTCGGTATCGGAGACGTTGCCCGCCCCCACATTGTAGACAAGATCGACCAGTGCATCGAATTCGTTCTGGTAGAGA
This is a stretch of genomic DNA from Aurantiacibacter arachoides. It encodes these proteins:
- a CDS encoding ABC transporter substrate-binding protein; its protein translation is MKALAAVLLLLAGGCAAAPPHFAGDRATIVSLNPCADAILAEVAAPGQLLAISHYSKDPAASSMEAGQAARFPATGGTAEEVIALAPDMVVADIFLAPATRAALEGAGIRVETVGIVSDLDQSLTQIRQLVALTGEGARGETLAARMTEAWEASAFDGPPIDTLLWQEGGIVPGEATLAANLLAHTGFALHSAARGLGQGAYLPLEQVLADPPELVLAAGDERMLSHPVLGRVDGLRYERLDGNLLFCGGPTIPRALARLRAIRAQAG
- a CDS encoding ABC transporter ATP-binding protein — translated: MTLAVRGVALAGRLTDVAATLGTGTITAICGPNGAGKSTLLGVLAGLLDADDGEVLLGDRSLAGLRPRDRARAVGYLPQSGEVAWDVSVASLVALGRLPHGDGDSTGGRAAIAHAFAACDLQGFAGRPVSTLSGGEKARALLARVLAGEPQWILADEPLAALDLAHQASLLRVLRAEARAGRGVAVVVHDLAVAMNHADRVLVLDRGVLVADDAPAAALAEGVIARVWGVDAQWVGEPGAHALVVRP
- a CDS encoding GCN5-related N-acetyltransferase, which translates into the protein MTRETVTARWFALTRVDLPAVAGERDWPVRLDHCFQRILLDNAIGRPWREAIAAPAYRNAPDEVLQAAIALGEAVLAGSADLPALNRRSLALRGKLRA
- a CDS encoding FecCD family ABC transporter permease, whose product is MTRSSLVLLVLLAVAVPLSLLAGRVWIDPASTPNAALILADLRLPRAVLALTIGAGLGAAGAAMQGYLRNPLADPGLFGIAPGAALGAVLALFLGVSAAWMLPAFALAGAGGGMALLALIAGRTASPSNGIALFTLAGMMIASLAGALTSLVISLAPNAFAMSSIVTWLMGALTDRSWADVAIAAPLTLAGVALLLRAGTALDALTLGEAAARSLGVEPRRLLWLMVGGTALTVGSGVAVAGIIGFVGLIVPHLVRPLTDRRPSRLIVPSALAGALLVLVADVVCRVLPLVTELRLGIALSLIGAPFFLWLLIRMRRGLA
- a CDS encoding M3 family metallopeptidase, which translates into the protein MRKLPLLTSTMLMAFAAAGCTTTMPEGDMAVSDPMAYNPQIPTATSIFAEPSPLPFHAPQFNLVDDTSWQGVIEEAIEIQMAEIEAIANNPNPPTFQNTIVALEESGKVYSRATAPFDQLVSANTNDVLNAADAELAPQRAALSSAIYLNPRLFARVKSVYDNRGSMRMTPEATMLLQTTYADFVHEGAQLAPAAQTELRQINERLSALQAEISTDITDGAAAGAIVVNTREELAGLSDGQIAAAAAAANERGQRGKYMLSLSNTTSQPLLGQLQNRSVRERLYAASIARNQSGANNTLPNIAEIIRLRTRIAELFGAPDYATWQMYDRFAQNPETAINFMTQMVPALRATQDREAGVLQARARQDGETFTLQPWDWPYYAEIVRRERYALDNEELKQYFVVENVLEDGIFYMANQLYGLTFEKRNDLPVYDDSITVYTVRDADGSDLALFYFDPFARDNKSGGAWMNNYVEQSRSMNMRPVISNTLNIVPPAEGQPALATWDDVTTMFHEFGHALHGMFADQEFTSLSGTNTARDWVEFPSQFHEPFAARPEVMQRYARHWQTGEVIPDRLVQAIDRSSRFDQGYSFGEVISASLLDMEWHALSPDEVPTDVMAFEQQALGGLGLRTDLVPPRYKTPYFRHIWNHGYQAGYYSYTWTEMLAHDAYEYVVENGGMNRRMGDRIRRTFLGQGHSKSYDEMYRDFTGHAPRVEPLLEARGLVAADDGTQADISATGAE